From Echinicola jeungdonensis, the proteins below share one genomic window:
- a CDS encoding glycerate kinase family protein: protein MKILVAPNAFKGTIEADQAAIIIQKAIESAIPDAQTNLAPIADGGDGTCDLLASSLCVQSLEIIALNAIGKPVTGKVYFDTGKKVAYLDVSTVSGIKWLEAYERDAKVTSSYGTGELIKKLSELGINHIVLGLGGSASVDMGTGILRALGFLFLDQNGREIPQFSLGFLSRIAHIQRPPRNYKLSFTCLCDVNNYFFGEKGAIPVFGPQKGLLEDDLKEFEKGSIRVFELLKKKSIRKLADQPGFGAAGGIALGLSAFFPVEVFPGATYFFEQVHMEAKIKEADLVITGEGHFDAQSAAGKGPFELLQLAKKCNKKTILITSGEEGKESGFYKVITLPALKEGQGNIKKEAENNLEQKVKAFFKGGHSKKIECQNKN, encoded by the coding sequence ATGAAAATCCTGGTAGCACCCAATGCTTTCAAAGGAACCATTGAGGCAGACCAGGCTGCAATTATTATCCAAAAAGCCATTGAATCTGCAATTCCTGATGCCCAAACAAACTTAGCCCCTATAGCTGATGGGGGAGATGGTACCTGTGATTTGCTAGCCAGTTCCCTGTGTGTACAGTCTTTGGAAATTATTGCATTGAATGCAATTGGAAAGCCTGTTACCGGGAAAGTGTATTTTGACACGGGTAAAAAAGTTGCCTATTTGGATGTTTCTACGGTATCAGGGATAAAATGGCTTGAAGCTTATGAACGGGATGCAAAGGTGACGAGCAGTTATGGTACAGGGGAATTGATTAAAAAACTGAGTGAATTAGGAATAAACCATATCGTTTTGGGGCTAGGGGGAAGTGCTTCGGTGGATATGGGAACAGGGATTCTTAGGGCTTTGGGATTTCTTTTTTTGGACCAAAATGGAAGGGAAATTCCCCAATTTAGTCTAGGTTTTTTATCCCGGATTGCCCACATACAAAGGCCTCCAAGAAACTATAAACTAAGTTTTACTTGCCTCTGTGATGTCAATAATTACTTTTTTGGGGAAAAGGGAGCCATACCAGTTTTTGGCCCACAAAAAGGATTATTGGAAGATGATTTAAAGGAATTTGAAAAGGGTTCAATAAGGGTTTTCGAATTGCTGAAAAAGAAATCTATTCGGAAGCTAGCTGATCAACCAGGTTTTGGAGCGGCTGGAGGAATTGCCCTGGGCTTGAGTGCCTTTTTTCCCGTGGAGGTATTCCCTGGAGCAACCTACTTTTTTGAACAGGTCCATATGGAAGCAAAAATAAAAGAAGCGGATTTGGTGATTACAGGGGAAGGCCATTTTGATGCCCAATCAGCTGCTGGAAAAGGCCCATTTGAATTGTTACAGTTGGCCAAAAAATGTAATAAAAAAACAATTTTAATAACATCCGGTGAAGAGGGAAAAGAAAGTGGTTTTTATAAAGTGATCACATTACCTGCATTGAAAGAGGGCCAGGGAAATATTAAAAAGGAAGCGGAAAATAATTTAGAGCAAAAAGTAAAGGCATTTTTTAAGGGGGGGCATTCAAAAAAAATTGAATGCCAAAATAAAAATTAA